A single region of the Pseudorhodoplanes sp. genome encodes:
- a CDS encoding molybdopterin-dependent oxidoreductase produces the protein MAQAKQSPEKFVSTYCYQCVAGPDLLKVRVENGVATQVVPNFSAAEIHPAGGKACVKAFGLIQKTYNPHRVLQPMKRTNPKKGRGEDPGFVPISWDEALDLVAEKLRAVRAAGLLDEAGYPRVAASFGGGGTPTAYMGTLPAFLAAWGPVDMSFGSGQGVKCYHSEHLYGELWHRAFTVSPDTPLCDYLISFGANVEASGGVCGVKRHADARKRGMKRVQIEPHLSVTGACSAEWVPIKPKTDAAFMFAMIHVVLHEQPRERLDLNFLKHHSSSPYLIGPGGFYLRDPQTRKPLVMDAKSAQPVVFDTPGIEPALEGEFTVDGIEVGPDQEIVTHRGVSVQPAFAHLVTHVGGYSPEWASAICDVPAKTIRRISNEFLDHARVGETIEIEGETLPLRPVAISLGKTVNNGWGGYECCWARTLLACLVGALEVPGGTLGTTVRLNRPADNRWSSVKPGPDGFMEYPMNPTSKEEWVSRPPVRSAHRTLVPLVANSAWSQALGPTHLAWMMQDEDFDKLPHATPPDVWFVYRTNPGISFWDTRAVGQAMARFPFVVCFAYTHDETNHMADVLLPDCTDLEGLQLLRIGGTKYVEQFWDYQGFALRDPVAGAQGEAKDFTWIATELAHRTGLLEAYNGAINRGAAGVKLSGPNFDFSLDPTKVHDVETIWDASCRAASAELTDGEATEGLDYFREKGFRVKPFPRLQWYLYPKLVASGLRFEQPYQERLFRIGKELGRRLHEQGITWWDRQLEEYEPLPHWRDLGGLWEGALARHFKVQIEDFPFWLITARSMQYSWGGNVGIQLIHELAGNVAGHGNVVMNRAAATALGIADGDRVEVRSPLNHTKGRVLLSEGIRPDTILMIGQFDHWATPFAKDFDAPSMNALMPMLLDLTDATGSSADLVKVKVTPLRGAS, from the coding sequence ATGGCGCAGGCCAAGCAGAGCCCCGAAAAATTCGTTTCGACCTATTGCTATCAGTGTGTCGCAGGTCCGGACCTTCTGAAGGTCCGCGTCGAAAATGGCGTGGCGACACAGGTCGTTCCGAATTTTTCCGCTGCCGAGATTCATCCCGCCGGTGGCAAGGCTTGCGTCAAGGCCTTCGGTCTCATTCAAAAGACTTACAATCCACATCGCGTCCTGCAGCCGATGAAACGCACCAACCCGAAGAAGGGGCGGGGCGAGGATCCGGGCTTTGTCCCGATTTCATGGGACGAGGCGCTCGATCTTGTTGCCGAAAAACTGCGCGCCGTGCGGGCGGCCGGATTGCTGGATGAGGCCGGCTATCCGCGCGTCGCGGCAAGCTTCGGCGGCGGCGGAACGCCGACGGCTTATATGGGAACATTGCCTGCATTCCTGGCGGCGTGGGGCCCCGTCGACATGAGCTTCGGCAGCGGCCAGGGCGTTAAGTGCTATCACTCTGAACATCTTTACGGCGAACTCTGGCACCGCGCCTTCACCGTTTCACCGGATACGCCGCTCTGCGACTATCTGATTTCGTTCGGCGCGAATGTCGAGGCCTCCGGCGGAGTCTGCGGTGTCAAGCGCCACGCCGATGCCCGCAAGCGCGGCATGAAGCGCGTGCAGATCGAGCCGCATCTGTCAGTCACCGGTGCCTGTTCGGCGGAATGGGTTCCGATCAAGCCGAAGACCGACGCGGCATTCATGTTCGCGATGATCCATGTCGTGCTGCATGAGCAGCCGCGCGAACGCCTGGACCTGAACTTTCTCAAGCATCATAGCTCGTCGCCTTATTTGATCGGGCCGGGCGGCTTCTACTTGCGCGATCCGCAGACGCGCAAGCCGCTGGTGATGGATGCAAAGAGCGCGCAGCCGGTCGTGTTCGATACGCCCGGCATCGAGCCTGCACTCGAAGGCGAGTTCACGGTCGATGGCATCGAGGTCGGTCCCGACCAGGAGATCGTGACGCATCGCGGCGTATCGGTGCAGCCGGCCTTCGCGCATCTCGTTACGCATGTGGGCGGCTATTCGCCGGAATGGGCCTCGGCCATCTGCGATGTCCCGGCAAAGACGATCCGCCGCATCTCCAATGAATTTCTCGATCACGCCCGCGTCGGCGAAACGATCGAGATCGAGGGCGAGACGCTTCCGTTGCGTCCCGTGGCCATCTCTCTCGGCAAGACGGTGAATAACGGCTGGGGCGGCTATGAATGCTGCTGGGCGCGCACATTGCTTGCCTGTCTTGTCGGCGCTCTGGAGGTGCCTGGCGGCACGCTCGGCACCACGGTGCGCCTGAACCGGCCGGCCGACAATCGCTGGTCGAGCGTGAAGCCCGGCCCGGACGGATTCATGGAATACCCCATGAATCCGACGAGCAAGGAGGAATGGGTTTCACGCCCTCCGGTCCGCAGCGCACATCGCACCTTGGTGCCGCTGGTCGCGAATTCCGCCTGGAGCCAGGCGCTCGGACCGACGCATCTCGCCTGGATGATGCAGGACGAGGATTTCGACAAACTGCCGCATGCCACGCCGCCGGACGTCTGGTTCGTCTATCGCACCAATCCGGGGATCTCGTTCTGGGATACGCGCGCTGTCGGACAGGCGATGGCGCGTTTTCCCTTTGTCGTCTGCTTCGCCTATACGCACGACGAAACCAACCATATGGCCGATGTGCTGCTGCCGGACTGCACCGATCTGGAAGGTCTGCAGCTCCTGCGCATCGGTGGCACCAAATATGTCGAGCAGTTTTGGGACTATCAGGGATTCGCGTTGCGCGATCCGGTCGCCGGTGCGCAGGGCGAGGCGAAGGATTTCACCTGGATCGCGACCGAGCTCGCGCACCGCACCGGTCTTCTGGAAGCTTATAATGGAGCTATCAATCGCGGCGCCGCCGGCGTGAAGCTGAGCGGGCCAAATTTCGATTTCTCGCTTGACCCGACGAAGGTCCACGACGTCGAGACCATCTGGGATGCGAGCTGCCGCGCGGCCAGCGCCGAACTGACGGACGGCGAGGCAACCGAAGGCCTCGACTATTTTCGCGAGAAGGGATTCCGTGTGAAGCCGTTTCCACGGCTGCAATGGTATCTCTATCCCAAGCTCGTCGCTTCCGGCCTGCGCTTCGAGCAGCCATATCAGGAGCGGCTGTTCCGCATCGGCAAGGAACTCGGCCGACGGCTGCATGAGCAGGGGATCACCTGGTGGGACCGCCAACTCGAAGAATACGAGCCGCTGCCGCATTGGCGGGATCTTGGCGGTCTGTGGGAGGGGGCGCTCGCGCGGCACTTCAAGGTTCAGATCGAGGACTTCCCGTTCTGGCTGATCACCGCGCGCAGCATGCAGTATTCCTGGGGCGGCAATGTCGGCATCCAGCTCATTCATGAGCTTGCTGGCAATGTCGCGGGCCACGGCAACGTCGTCATGAACCGTGCGGCGGCAACAGCGCTCGGCATCGCCGACGGCGACCGGGTCGAAGTGCGCTCGCCGCTCAATCACACCAAAGGCCGTGTTTTGCTGAGCGAAGGCATCCGGCCGGACACCATTCTGATGATCGGGCAGTTCGATCACTGGGCGACGCCGTTCGCCAAGGATTTCGATGCTCCGAGCATGAACGCGCTGATGCCGATGCTGCTCGACCTGACCGACGCCACCGGCTCAAGCGCCGATCTGGTCAAGGTGAAGGTCACGCCTTTGCGAGGCGCGTCATGA
- a CDS encoding 4Fe-4S dicluster domain-containing protein, which yields MTRWAMLADLDRCVGCQTCVAACRHANATSPAVQWRKVLDIESGSYPDTRRTFVPVGCQHCDDPPCMHVCPSTATRKRPDGIVTIDYDLCIGCAYCDVACPYQARFKIDAPRFAYGQTPTANEIEREDPDMIGVAQKCTFCVNRVDAGLERGLTPGMDPEATPACVNSCIAGALHFGDVDNPDSNVSQLLATQAHFRMHEDVGTGPRFYYLCSDAEQSEGSGAELVAQAASEAGRLRAQGVEPTHQKHWDWKAAGNFMCGGAGTGLFVFAALAGLQELSAGWLGVVALALVAAGLFLVLLKIGRPWRALNVLRQPQRSWMAREAWIAAVLFPAALAGLWFGNLPLIALAAISALLFLYAQAMILKEAKGIPAWREPLIVPLIVSTGLAEGGGLFLATLPFISALKPLGETAALAVIMLVVLRSVAWRAYLSALKSSGAPARALDCLLSFRVEFLVFGLILPVTSVAVGFVSGDTGPILFALAGLAVFVEGWRLKHRLITRAGFNQGFALKHVPTRGADRSGGAVKPGWRFS from the coding sequence ATGACGCGCTGGGCGATGCTCGCCGATCTTGATCGCTGCGTCGGCTGCCAGACCTGTGTCGCGGCCTGCCGTCACGCCAACGCGACATCGCCGGCCGTGCAATGGCGCAAGGTGCTCGACATCGAGTCGGGAAGCTATCCGGATACGCGCCGGACCTTCGTGCCGGTCGGCTGCCAGCATTGCGACGACCCGCCCTGCATGCATGTCTGTCCGTCGACCGCAACGCGCAAGCGTCCCGACGGCATTGTCACGATCGATTACGATCTCTGTATCGGCTGCGCCTATTGCGACGTGGCGTGTCCCTATCAGGCGCGGTTCAAGATTGACGCGCCGCGTTTCGCCTATGGTCAGACGCCGACGGCCAATGAAATCGAGCGCGAAGATCCCGATATGATCGGAGTCGCGCAAAAATGCACATTTTGCGTAAACCGCGTCGATGCAGGTCTCGAACGCGGCCTGACGCCGGGCATGGATCCGGAGGCGACACCGGCCTGCGTGAATTCCTGCATCGCCGGTGCCCTGCATTTCGGCGATGTCGACAATCCCGACAGCAATGTCTCGCAATTGCTGGCCACCCAGGCGCATTTCCGCATGCATGAAGACGTCGGGACCGGCCCGCGCTTCTACTATCTGTGCAGCGATGCGGAGCAATCCGAGGGATCTGGTGCGGAACTGGTTGCGCAGGCGGCCTCGGAAGCGGGGCGGTTGCGTGCGCAGGGCGTCGAACCGACGCATCAGAAGCACTGGGACTGGAAGGCCGCCGGCAATTTCATGTGCGGTGGCGCCGGCACCGGGCTGTTTGTCTTTGCGGCGCTGGCCGGCCTGCAGGAACTGTCTGCCGGCTGGCTGGGCGTTGTGGCATTGGCGCTGGTCGCGGCCGGACTATTTTTGGTGCTGCTCAAGATCGGACGACCTTGGCGCGCGCTGAACGTGCTGCGCCAGCCGCAACGGTCATGGATGGCACGGGAGGCATGGATCGCCGCCGTGCTCTTTCCCGCTGCGCTAGCCGGGCTTTGGTTCGGCAACCTGCCTCTGATCGCACTCGCGGCCATCTCGGCTCTGCTCTTCCTCTACGCGCAGGCCATGATTCTGAAAGAGGCGAAGGGCATCCCGGCCTGGCGCGAGCCGTTGATCGTGCCCCTGATCGTGTCCACCGGGCTTGCGGAAGGAGGCGGTCTGTTCCTGGCGACGCTGCCGTTCATATCGGCACTGAAGCCGCTGGGCGAAACAGCTGCACTTGCGGTGATCATGCTGGTGGTTTTGCGCAGCGTGGCATGGCGCGCTTATCTGTCCGCGCTCAAGTCGAGCGGCGCGCCCGCGCGCGCATTGGATTGTCTCTTGTCCTTCCGCGTCGAGTTTCTCGTCTTCGGACTAATCCTGCCCGTCACGTCTGTCGCCGTCGGATTCGTCTCGGGCGATACCGGACCTATTCTATTCGCGTTGGCCGGCCTCGCGGTGTTTGTCGAAGGCTGGCGCCTTAAGCATCGGCTCATCACCCGCGCGGGCTTCAACCAGGGCTTTGCGCTGAAGCACGTTCCGACGCGCGGCGCCGATCGTTCCGGCGGCGCGGTCAAGCCAGGATGGCGGTTTTCATAA
- a CDS encoding phenylacetate--CoA ligase translates to MNLQAKMRDTETFMFERPVETMPREALGALQLKRLKAVLEYAYANVPRTKQAFDAAGVRPEDCKTLADIARFPFTIKTDLRDHYPFGLFAVPRTKLARLHASSGTTGKPTVVGYTHGDLKNWADLMARSLACGGAVPGDVVHNAYGYGLFTGGLGAHYGAERLGCTVVPISGGGTERQVNLLQDFSANVLCSTPSYALNIAEVAESMGHDLRQSTLRLGMFGAEPWSGAMREDLQQRLGIQAIDIYGLSEIMGPGVACECHVVQDGLHGWEDHFLFEVVDPKTLQPLPVGETGELVITTLTKEALPMIRYRTRDITRLSDEPCRCGRTHIRIMRVTGRDDDMLIIRGVNVYPSQIEAVLVGFSGLSPHYQIVLTREGALDTMTVEVEETPEAKAANTDTRRKADEVRHHIKSLVGVTCKVVVKAPGEVPRSEGKAIRVKDLRNKPR, encoded by the coding sequence ATGAACCTGCAGGCGAAGATGCGTGATACCGAGACGTTCATGTTTGAGCGGCCGGTTGAAACAATGCCGCGCGAGGCGCTCGGCGCGCTTCAGCTCAAGCGGCTGAAGGCTGTTCTGGAATATGCATATGCCAATGTGCCGCGCACCAAACAGGCATTTGACGCGGCCGGCGTAAGACCGGAGGACTGCAAAACCCTGGCCGATATTGCCCGCTTTCCATTCACAATAAAAACCGACCTGCGCGACCATTATCCGTTCGGACTGTTCGCGGTGCCGCGGACCAAGCTGGCGCGCCTGCATGCGTCGTCCGGCACCACCGGTAAGCCGACCGTGGTCGGCTATACGCATGGCGACTTAAAGAACTGGGCCGACCTGATGGCGCGCTCATTGGCCTGCGGCGGCGCGGTTCCAGGCGACGTCGTTCACAATGCCTATGGCTACGGCCTGTTCACAGGCGGACTCGGCGCGCATTACGGCGCCGAACGGCTCGGTTGCACGGTCGTGCCCATCTCCGGTGGCGGGACCGAGCGGCAGGTTAATCTGCTGCAGGACTTCAGTGCGAATGTGCTGTGCTCAACGCCGTCCTACGCTCTGAATATCGCCGAGGTGGCCGAGAGCATGGGGCATGATCTGCGCCAGTCGACCTTGCGCCTCGGCATGTTCGGTGCGGAGCCCTGGAGCGGGGCGATGCGCGAGGATCTGCAGCAGCGGCTTGGAATCCAGGCGATCGACATTTATGGCCTGTCGGAAATCATGGGCCCTGGCGTCGCCTGCGAATGCCATGTGGTGCAGGACGGCCTGCACGGCTGGGAAGACCATTTCCTGTTCGAGGTCGTTGATCCGAAAACCCTGCAGCCGCTGCCGGTCGGCGAGACCGGTGAACTGGTCATCACCACGCTGACCAAGGAAGCGTTGCCGATGATCCGCTACCGCACGCGCGACATCACGCGGCTCAGCGACGAGCCCTGCCGTTGCGGCCGCACGCATATCCGGATTATGCGAGTCACCGGCCGCGACGACGACATGCTGATCATCCGCGGCGTCAATGTCTATCCGTCGCAGATTGAGGCCGTTCTCGTCGGATTCTCGGGATTGTCGCCGCATTATCAGATTGTGCTGACGCGTGAGGGCGCGCTCGACACCATGACCGTCGAGGTGGAGGAAACCCCCGAGGCGAAGGCGGCGAACACCGATACGCGCCGAAAGGCGGACGAGGTTCGCCATCACATCAAGTCGCTGGTTGGTGTGACGTGCAAGGTGGTGGTGAAGGCGCCCGGCGAGGTGCCGCGCTCGGAGGGCAAGGCGATCCGGGTCAAGGACCTGCGCAATAAACCGCGCTGA
- a CDS encoding ferritin family protein yields the protein MKEGAPTIETLADLFGAAYQLEIDAVERYRLLADQMEVHNNPELVAVFRDLARAEGLHAEEIRQQAGEIDVVAHAARIGGWRRGESPEEADLSAAHYMMTPWHALQLALAGEKRALSFFSRIVETAKDPKVRKMAEEFVEEEAEHVNLVHRLLRKYPPPPSGWAQDTDPPISQE from the coding sequence ATGAAGGAAGGCGCGCCGACTATTGAGACCTTGGCGGATCTGTTCGGCGCCGCCTACCAACTCGAAATCGACGCAGTCGAACGCTATCGTCTGCTCGCCGATCAGATGGAAGTGCACAACAACCCGGAGCTGGTGGCGGTCTTCCGCGATCTTGCCAGGGCTGAAGGCCTTCATGCCGAAGAAATTCGCCAGCAGGCCGGCGAAATCGACGTCGTCGCCCATGCCGCGCGGATCGGCGGCTGGCGGCGCGGCGAGAGCCCCGAGGAAGCCGATTTATCAGCGGCCCACTACATGATGACGCCCTGGCATGCGCTGCAACTGGCGCTGGCCGGCGAAAAGCGCGCCCTCTCCTTCTTCAGCCGCATCGTCGAGACGGCGAAGGATCCGAAGGTCCGGAAAATGGCCGAGGAATTCGTGGAAGAAGAGGCCGAGCACGTCAATCTGGTGCACCGGCTGTTGCGAAAATACCCGCCGCCGCCCAGCGGCTGGGCGCAGGACACCGATCCCCCGATCTCGCAGGAATAA
- a CDS encoding 2-oxoacid:ferredoxin oxidoreductase subunit beta: MSIVDRQLACKPTDYKSDVKPVWCPGCGDYHVLMSFTRAFAQLGVPPEQIAVISGIGCSSRIPAYTSCYGFHGVHGRSLALAAGLKVTRPDLTVVVASGDGDGYSIGGNHFLHACRRNVDMTYVVMDNHIYGMTKGQPSPTTEPEFDTAMSPGGTGLRPFHPLVIALASGANFIARCFSGEPNQTADILLEAIKHPGFSFVEILSPCVTFRPDEKEWKNLVHPAPVAATNDPARAARRIMTDDGFNIGVLYRGDRRPYSPEICSETIDPSELEKEFEQ, from the coding sequence ATGTCAATCGTCGACAGACAGCTTGCCTGCAAACCGACCGACTACAAATCAGACGTAAAGCCGGTCTGGTGCCCCGGCTGCGGCGACTATCACGTGCTGATGTCGTTCACGCGTGCCTTCGCCCAGCTCGGAGTGCCGCCTGAGCAGATCGCCGTTATCTCGGGAATTGGCTGCTCCTCCCGCATTCCCGCCTATACCAGCTGCTATGGTTTCCATGGCGTGCATGGCCGCTCGCTTGCGCTGGCCGCCGGCCTGAAAGTGACGCGACCGGACCTGACCGTTGTTGTGGCGAGCGGTGACGGCGACGGTTATTCGATCGGCGGCAACCACTTCCTGCATGCCTGCCGGCGCAACGTCGACATGACCTATGTGGTGATGGACAACCACATTTACGGCATGACGAAGGGCCAGCCGTCTCCCACAACCGAACCGGAGTTCGACACCGCAATGTCGCCCGGCGGCACGGGTCTGCGCCCCTTCCATCCGCTCGTCATCGCGCTGGCATCGGGCGCCAACTTCATCGCCCGCTGTTTCTCCGGCGAGCCGAACCAGACCGCCGACATCCTGTTGGAAGCAATCAAGCATCCTGGCTTTTCCTTCGTGGAAATCCTGAGCCCCTGCGTGACCTTCCGGCCGGACGAGAAGGAATGGAAGAACCTTGTCCATCCGGCGCCGGTGGCCGCCACCAACGACCCGGCGCGGGCGGCACGGCGGATCATGACCGATGACGGCTTCAATATCGGTGTTCTTTATCGCGGTGATCGCCGTCCCTACAGCCCGGAAATCTGCAGCGAGACGATCGACCCGTCCGAGCTCGAGAAGGAGTTCGAGCAATGA
- a CDS encoding 2-oxoacid:acceptor oxidoreductase subunit alpha produces MKETPSLSVAIAGSGGAGALTVGNLLLEAASAAGWQGLLTRTVGPQIRGGEAAALLRLAAGPVESMADRFDLLIGIDWLNANRFGPEIELGPDSLVIGDPRGGEKPAVIDKAGARFVEIPMKDMAKAITDGRPNMIALGIAGKLLGMSEELLSDLLQKQLAGKGQLAIESSRAGLKAGFAAAADLVLGLRLAPPKPTSAQRWLASGNETTALGAIRGGVRFAAAYPITPATEILEWLAPNLPRVNGTLLQAEDELAAINMIIGASFGGTPSLTATSGPGLSLMIEALGLATASEIPVVVIDVMRGGPSTGIPTKSEQADLNIAIYGLHGDAPHLVLAPQSVADCLFTTQWATYLAETLQTPAIVLSDQFVGQARAAIDRPADVAFIGRRTRATEFAEGYKRYALAAGGVSPMAIPGTPGGQYTADGLTHTERGIPTSSAADHQAQLDKRQDKLQQFVYGDHWATIEGDGDLAIITWGSLTGAAREAIGRAASDGVDVALIAPRLLSPIQPEAFAAALKGKSRVLIVEQTHGAQFYHYLRAHYDLPASVRVLNRPGPLTIKPGEIHRAIMEWSA; encoded by the coding sequence ATGAAGGAAACACCCAGTCTTTCCGTTGCCATTGCCGGAAGCGGAGGCGCCGGCGCTCTCACTGTGGGGAATTTGCTCCTGGAGGCGGCCAGTGCGGCCGGCTGGCAGGGGCTATTGACGCGAACCGTGGGTCCGCAGATCCGCGGCGGCGAAGCGGCCGCCCTGTTGCGTCTCGCCGCCGGGCCGGTCGAAAGCATGGCCGATCGTTTCGATCTGTTGATCGGCATCGATTGGCTCAACGCCAACCGATTCGGCCCCGAGATTGAGCTCGGCCCGGACAGCCTTGTGATCGGCGATCCGCGCGGCGGGGAAAAGCCGGCAGTTATCGACAAAGCCGGAGCCCGGTTCGTCGAAATTCCGATGAAGGACATGGCCAAGGCGATCACCGACGGGCGCCCCAACATGATCGCGCTCGGGATCGCCGGAAAGCTGCTCGGGATGAGCGAAGAGCTTTTGTCGGATCTGCTTCAAAAGCAGCTGGCGGGTAAAGGACAACTTGCCATCGAGTCGAGCCGAGCCGGATTGAAAGCCGGATTTGCGGCTGCCGCCGATCTCGTTCTTGGCCTTCGCCTGGCACCGCCCAAGCCGACATCGGCGCAACGTTGGCTCGCGTCTGGCAACGAGACCACTGCACTTGGTGCCATTCGCGGCGGCGTGCGTTTTGCCGCGGCCTATCCGATCACGCCGGCAACTGAAATCCTCGAATGGCTGGCTCCGAATCTGCCCAGGGTCAACGGAACGCTGCTGCAGGCTGAAGACGAACTTGCCGCCATCAACATGATCATTGGCGCATCCTTCGGCGGAACGCCCTCCTTGACCGCGACATCCGGTCCTGGCCTCTCACTGATGATCGAGGCGCTCGGGCTTGCAACTGCTTCCGAGATACCGGTTGTTGTGATCGATGTTATGCGCGGCGGACCTTCAACCGGCATCCCTACCAAGTCCGAGCAGGCTGATCTCAATATCGCCATCTATGGATTGCACGGCGACGCGCCACATCTGGTGCTGGCCCCGCAATCTGTCGCCGATTGCCTGTTCACCACGCAATGGGCGACCTATCTTGCGGAAACCCTGCAGACGCCGGCCATTGTTCTATCCGACCAGTTTGTCGGACAGGCGCGTGCGGCAATTGATCGTCCCGCGGACGTCGCATTCATCGGACGCCGCACGCGCGCCACTGAATTCGCCGAAGGATACAAACGCTACGCGCTCGCCGCCGGCGGCGTGTCGCCCATGGCGATTCCCGGCACACCCGGCGGCCAATACACGGCGGACGGTCTCACCCATACTGAGCGGGGCATTCCTACGAGTTCGGCGGCCGACCACCAGGCGCAACTCGATAAGCGGCAAGACAAACTTCAGCAGTTTGTCTATGGCGACCACTGGGCAACCATCGAAGGTGACGGAGACCTCGCAATCATCACATGGGGCTCACTGACCGGAGCAGCGCGAGAAGCGATTGGCCGCGCCGCTAGCGATGGCGTCGATGTCGCACTTATTGCGCCTCGTCTCCTCTCTCCTATTCAGCCTGAGGCTTTCGCCGCGGCTCTGAAAGGGAAATCTCGAGTCCTGATCGTCGAACAGACACACGGCGCTCAGTTCTACCATTATCTCCGCGCGCACTACGATTTACCGGCTTCGGTTCGCGTGCTCAATCGGCCCGGACCTTTGACAATCAAACCGGGTGAAATTCATCGTGCAATCATGGAATGGAGTGCGTGA
- the had gene encoding 6-hydroxycyclohex-1-ene-1-carbonyl-CoA dehydrogenase — MSQAPIRWVMTGKGEPLAQTVFDPLPLKDDEVVVEVAGCGVCHTDLGYYYDGVRTNHALPLALGHEISGRVIEAGADALYWTDKAVVVPAVIPCGHCDACRRGKPTICPNQKMPGNDIHGGFATHVVVPAHGLCAVDEARLKRARIGLADLSVIADAVTTPYQAVTQAGVTADDLVIVNGVGGVGGYAVQIANAMGATVVAVDVNANKLSTISENGASLTIDARGMAARDLKAQISAFAKERGLRQTEWIIFECSGTRGGQETAFSLLNHGATLGVVGFTMDKCEIRLSNLMAFHARALGNWGCAPELYPEALDLVLEGRIKIAPFVEKHPLCDINRIFEEAHSGALKRRAILVPHA, encoded by the coding sequence ATGTCGCAGGCCCCAATTCGTTGGGTAATGACTGGAAAGGGCGAGCCGCTTGCTCAAACCGTGTTCGATCCTTTGCCGCTGAAAGACGACGAGGTCGTCGTCGAAGTGGCCGGCTGCGGCGTTTGCCATACCGATCTTGGTTACTATTACGACGGCGTTCGCACCAATCACGCCCTGCCGCTGGCTCTTGGTCATGAGATCAGCGGCCGCGTTATCGAGGCGGGAGCCGACGCTCTTTACTGGACCGACAAGGCCGTTGTCGTGCCGGCCGTCATCCCCTGCGGGCATTGCGACGCCTGCCGCCGTGGCAAGCCAACCATCTGTCCCAATCAGAAGATGCCCGGGAATGACATCCACGGCGGGTTCGCAACGCATGTCGTCGTCCCCGCGCACGGACTGTGTGCCGTCGACGAAGCGCGCCTGAAGAGGGCGCGGATCGGTCTTGCCGATCTCTCCGTTATCGCCGATGCCGTCACGACTCCCTATCAGGCGGTTACGCAAGCCGGCGTCACGGCGGACGATCTTGTCATCGTCAACGGAGTCGGCGGCGTCGGAGGATATGCGGTGCAAATCGCGAATGCGATGGGCGCGACCGTTGTAGCCGTCGACGTCAATGCGAACAAACTTTCCACCATTTCCGAAAACGGTGCATCGTTGACAATTGATGCGCGCGGCATGGCAGCGCGCGATCTCAAGGCGCAAATTTCAGCCTTCGCCAAGGAGCGCGGTCTGCGGCAGACCGAGTGGATCATCTTCGAATGCTCGGGGACGCGCGGCGGTCAGGAGACCGCGTTTTCGCTGCTCAATCATGGCGCAACCCTCGGGGTCGTCGGCTTCACCATGGACAAGTGCGAAATTCGTCTCTCGAACCTGATGGCGTTTCATGCGCGTGCCCTCGGCAATTGGGGTTGCGCTCCGGAGCTCTACCCGGAAGCGCTCGACCTCGTCCTCGAAGGGCGCATCAAGATCGCGCCCTTTGTCGAGAAACATCCGCTCTGTGACATCAATCGGATCTTCGAAGAAGCCCATTCAGGCGCACTGAAGCGCAGGGCGATTCTTGTCCCCCACGCATGA